The genomic window TCCTTCTCGTCTATCGAGGCGATTGTCACCCGACTCGGGATGCGAGACAAGCTGGCTTCGATGCAACCGCAACCGGCCAGCGTACGCGGCGAAATGTCGGTTGAAATTGTCGCAACGCGGATTGAACGCGTTGATCTCGGTCAGTTGATCAACCTGTTGCGGGCATTTGAATCTTCCCCGACACTGCTAAATGTCACCAGTATGAAAATCAGAAAGCGTTTCGATGATTCAAGCCAGATTGATGCCGAACTCCGAATTGAAACACCAAAGCCAGGTTCCTGATGAGAAACAGACTTAAAAACCTGAGTCAATATCTGCCGTTAAATCTGAGTGGAGTTGCGGCCATCCTTGGATATGTTTTTCTCGGACTGACCATGGTCCTGCTCGGGCTGTACCTTGCCTTTCCGGAAAAAGCACTTCAGCGCCGACTCGAATTTGAACTGAACAGGAATATCTCCGGCGCCGTCTCGGTTAAATCGGCGGCGCTTTCATTGCCATTCGGCTTGACCGCCAGGGATATCCGGATCAGGATGAACGACCGGTCGATTCCGCAAATCTTTTTTGATTCGGTTGAAATGTCGCCCCATATTTCGGCCCTCTTCGGCAATCCGGGAATCAGTTTTAACGCCCGGACCGGCGACGGAAAAATCAGCGGCTCGGTAAAACAGCGCGGGCCAGCCGAGATCGACATTGATAATTATCTGTTCGATGAGCCGATTCAGCAATTTTCCGGATTAAAGATCAAAGGCGTCATCCGCTCGGCCCGCCTTGAAACCGAAGTTCCGACCCAGCCTGACAGCCGAACCAGAATCGAGGTCGTGGCCGAGAACCTGAATCTGACAGGGCTCGAAAAGGTCGGCTTTTCAGCTGCAGAGGTCGCCCTCGGCAACCTCGAACTGACCCTGAATGGACAAGGGCGCAAGCTTGACCTGGAGAGAGCCTCACTGAGCGGCGGCGACATTCGGGCCTCACTGAGCGGCAACCTCTCATTCGGCCGGTCATTGCCGGCGACCCGGTTAAACCTGACGCTCCAGGTTCAGCCCACAACCGGGCTCGACCAGTCGCTCCGTTCGCTGTTTGACCTGCTCGGTTCCGCCGGTCCGGATGCCTCCCGCAAATTGACGATAAGTGGCTCCCTGGCCAGACCGAATATCAGATAGTCTATTTCAGACTTGCCAAATCGGCTGTAGCTCGTAAATTAATAGACAGGAGAATTAACTGCCTGAAACCCTTCAGGATTGCATGAGGCGTCAATGTCAGATAACGAAAAGGATTATTTCAACAATTACAATTCCGACAACATAACCGCCAACGGCGAAGTCCCGTCCGGCGACAGTCTGGTTCTGGCCCGGGACATCCTGCCGGAATCCCTGCCGATCGTTCCGGTTCGCCCCCGACCGGCTTTCCCGGGGATTCTGGTTCCGATCGTCCTGAATGATCCGGATCAAGTCTTGTCCTTTCAACAAGCGGCCGAAAGCAGCAGTAAGGCCCTCGGGCTGGTCCTGGCCAGGCATCTCGACCAGGAAGACTCGCCGGACAATCTGCATCAGGTCGGTGTTGCCGGTAAAATTGTCAAGGTCATTCATTCTGATGACGATTCGGCACACTTTCTGATCAACTGCCTCGAGCGCTTTACCATCAAGGACGCCTTGCAAAACCAGCATGGGATGTACGCCCGAGTCAATTATAACTTTGAGGCCGAGTACAGTTCCAATCCGGAACTCAAGGCCTACTCAATGGCGATCATATCGACCCTGAAAGAACTGGTTCAAATCAATCCGCTGTACAGTGAAGAGATCAAGCTATTCCTGAACCGCTCGAGCATGGAAGATCCCGGGCGTCTCGCCGATTTTACCGCCAACCTGACCAGCGCCGATGGTCAGGAGCTGCAAAAGATTCTCGAAGCTTTTGACGTGCGGCACCGCATCGATCAGGTCCTGGTTCTGCTCAAGAAAGAGCTGGAAGT from Desulfuromonas sp. includes these protein-coding regions:
- the gspN gene encoding type II secretion system protein GspN → MRNRLKNLSQYLPLNLSGVAAILGYVFLGLTMVLLGLYLAFPEKALQRRLEFELNRNISGAVSVKSAALSLPFGLTARDIRIRMNDRSIPQIFFDSVEMSPHISALFGNPGISFNARTGDGKISGSVKQRGPAEIDIDNYLFDEPIQQFSGLKIKGVIRSARLETEVPTQPDSRTRIEVVAENLNLTGLEKVGFSAAEVALGNLELTLNGQGRKLDLERASLSGGDIRASLSGNLSFGRSLPATRLNLTLQVQPTTGLDQSLRSLFDLLGSAGPDASRKLTISGSLARPNIR